Sequence from the Paenibacillus antri genome:
TGCCGGCGGCGCAGCCGCATACCGAGTTGACGACGACGAGCGCCGTCCCCTTCATATCGTTGAACGCCTGCTCTACGTCTTCCGGCGTGCGAAGCTCCGTAATGCCCAGACGCGTCAATTCGTCGCGCATCGGTTGAATGTAGTCGTTCATATACATCTCGAACGTAATCGACATGGCAATGTTCACGCTCCCTTACATGGTATATGTTAACATTGGCGTTAGCCAAGTTTATTATACCATGACGCAGGCGCATTGTCGTTATTTCTTGCGCGGAGCCGGCGCGTCGGCTGCGTCCGCGGGATCGTCGTCGATGTTGGCGGGGTGCGCGACGTCGATCGTCGGATGCATGTAGATGCCGCCTTTGGGCGGAACGCCCTTTTCGAAATAGTCCCGATTCTCATCGGTGTGAAAGCCGACGTCCTTGTACGGATGCACCCACTCTTCTCCGGCCATCACCGTCGGGTCGGTGTTCTTGGACCAGTTCTCCAGCGGAGACTGCGGAGACTCGTAGTCGTGGTCGCCGATGACGACGCCGTGCTCGTTCACGAACGCGCTTCGCGGGCCGCGCCCTTCCCGATGCTCCGGAGCGAATTCGATCTCGAACGGATCGAGCGCCGGGTCGCCGAGCGACTCGATGACTTGCTCCGGCGTATCGACGGCCTCCTGCGATTTCTTCTTTTTCGTCACGACGTTCCCTCCCTTATTCCGCCGGGCGGTTCGGTCCGTTCAGCCTCTTGTCGATGCCGGGCACCTTGTCTTGGTTGCCTGCGCTGTTTTCCTTCTCAT
This genomic interval carries:
- a CDS encoding DUF3905 domain-containing protein, which translates into the protein MTKKKKSQEAVDTPEQVIESLGDPALDPFEIEFAPEHREGRGPRSAFVNEHGVVIGDHDYESPQSPLENWSKNTDPTVMAGEEWVHPYKDVGFHTDENRDYFEKGVPPKGGIYMHPTIDVAHPANIDDDPADAADAPAPRKK